One window of the Eucalyptus grandis isolate ANBG69807.140 chromosome 8, ASM1654582v1, whole genome shotgun sequence genome contains the following:
- the LOC104456621 gene encoding transcription factor MYB2 produces MDFDHVMRSQHDSPSSVRTEEVTSDVRKGPWTAEEDALLANHVKIHGEGRWNLVARRAGLKRTGKSCRLRWLNYLRPDLRRGNMTLEEQLLILELHCRWGNRWSKIAQHLPGRTDNEVKNYWRTRVQKLAKHLKCDVNSKQFRDTMRCVWMPRFMEQIRASTGQFQASAQGPSDRPAEDPPRTHGIGSGYPVYDDHRDSLPELSPSVSSSDSSDPRFSSSPSPNQAGGIGSECFGLGLGDGPNYWTGCAQWWQPGVDAGEQEDSNGCLVGEDSLESLWNEEDAWFLQQQLLE; encoded by the exons ATGGATTTTGATCATGTCATGAGAAGCCAACACGATTCACCATCATCGGTTCGCACTGAAGAAGTAACGTCGGACGTGAGGAAAGGTCCTTGGACTGCCGAAGAGGACGCCTTGCTCGCGAATCATGTGAAGATCCATGGCGAAGGCCGTTGGAACTTGGTCGCTCGTCGTGCAG GATTGAAGCGGACCGGCAAGAGCTGCAGATTAAGATGGCTGAACTATTTACGCCCCGATCTGAGGCGTGGAAATATGACTCTCGAGGAGCAGCTGTTGATTCTTGAACTCCATTGTCGCTGGGGCAACAG GTGGTCGAAGATAGCTCAACACTTGCCCGGAAGGACGGACAACGAGGTAAAGAACTACTGGAGGACGAGAGTGCAAAAGTTAGCCAAGCACCTCAAGTGCGACGTCAATAGCAAACAATTTAGAGACACGATGCGCTGCGTGTGGATGCCACGGTTCATGGAGCAGATCCGGGCATCGACGGGGCAGTTCCAGGCATCGGCGCAAGGCCCATCGGATAGACCTGCTGAGGACCCTCCACGAACTCACGGAATCGGGTCGGGATATCCGGTTTATGATGATCACAGAGACTCGTTGCCCGAACTATCGCCGAGCGTGTCCTCGTCCGACTCTTCGGACCCTCGGTTTAGCAGTTCACCTTCTCCTAATCAAGCCGGTGGAATTGGCTCGGAATGTTTCGGCCTCGGATTGGGTGATGGTCCGAATTATTGGACCGGGTGTGCGCAGTGGTGGCAACCGGGCGTGGATGCCGGAGAGCAAGAAGACAGCAACGGTTGTTTAGTCGGAGAAGACTCGTTGGAGAGCTTGTGGAACGAGGAAGATGCATGGTTCTTGCAACAGCAGCTTCTTGAGTAG